A genomic stretch from Thauera sp. GDN1 includes:
- a CDS encoding outer membrane beta-barrel protein, giving the protein MPPAHAIDAEPILRLDGGLTLTPTVSLSSTYDDNIRARDSGEEASWISSVRPVLAFELPGDKVKSRLNYSLDHKRYHASSSDNNTAHFVNAGSDMSFNVRNRLALQLDYSRTENTAPDQQRVENDRPRQFDVGGTYTYGAQSATGQIRLTARESRLRYDNDTVVDGERLNADLERDSRTLGAAFLYRVAPTVQAVAEVRDTSHSYLTERSRDGDGRDLLLGAEWDITAKTSGSLRVGRQQRRFDDPGVADRKGTTWALNMSWAPLTYSSFVFALRQAIDEGSDNAAAIRARSSAIDWRHSWTSRIASTLGYQHAQRDYVGADTDRSDTTDTYRAGLSYSPRRWLDVGLNYAHTRNDSNRSDQRYSRNSVGLSLTMGF; this is encoded by the coding sequence ATGCCGCCCGCCCATGCGATCGACGCCGAGCCGATCCTGCGCCTGGACGGTGGCCTGACCCTGACGCCGACCGTGTCGCTGAGCAGCACCTACGACGACAACATCCGCGCACGCGACAGCGGCGAGGAGGCATCGTGGATCAGCTCGGTGCGGCCGGTGCTGGCTTTCGAGCTGCCTGGCGACAAGGTTAAGAGCCGCCTGAACTATTCGCTCGACCACAAGCGCTACCACGCCAGCAGTAGCGACAACAACACCGCGCACTTCGTGAATGCCGGCAGCGACATGAGCTTCAACGTGCGCAATCGCCTCGCGCTGCAGCTCGATTACAGCCGCACCGAGAACACCGCACCCGACCAGCAGCGCGTCGAGAACGACCGCCCCCGCCAGTTCGACGTGGGTGGCACCTACACCTATGGCGCGCAGAGCGCGACCGGGCAGATTCGCCTGACGGCGCGCGAGAGCCGCCTGCGCTACGACAACGACACGGTGGTCGATGGCGAGCGCCTCAATGCCGACCTGGAGCGCGATTCCCGCACCCTGGGGGCGGCCTTCCTTTACCGCGTGGCGCCGACCGTGCAGGCCGTGGCCGAGGTGCGCGACACGAGCCACAGCTACCTGACCGAGCGCAGCCGTGACGGCGACGGCCGCGACCTGCTGCTGGGTGCGGAATGGGACATCACCGCCAAGACCAGCGGCAGCCTGCGGGTGGGCCGGCAGCAACGGCGCTTCGACGACCCCGGGGTGGCGGACCGCAAGGGCACGACCTGGGCGCTCAACATGAGCTGGGCGCCGCTGACCTACAGCTCGTTCGTGTTCGCCCTGCGGCAGGCCATCGACGAAGGCAGCGACAACGCGGCGGCGATTCGCGCCCGCAGCAGCGCGATCGATTGGCGCCACAGCTGGACCAGCCGCATCGCCAGCACCCTGGGCTACCAGCATGCGCAACGCGATTACGTGGGCGCCGACACCGATCGCAGCGACACCACCGACACCTACCGCGCGGGCCTGAGCTACAGCCCGCGCCGTTGGCTGGATGTGGGCCTGAACTACGCCCACACGCGCAACGACTCGAACCGCAGCGATCAGCGCTACAGCCGCAACAGCGTCGGCCTGAGCCTGACGATGGGCTTTTGA
- a CDS encoding O-antigen ligase family protein: MVGADSFASKALAAWLLVLLAWLPLPLGSTQDGPAGVLVLGCALGLAAYGALLWLAPGTTPVPPRSALWMAGLLLLVQAWAGAQLALGLSADPGQGARALMLGLGYSSLFVMLCALFRERRRLTALLVVLVASGTVQAFYGVFMALSGADGPLARLGYSHGSSASGSYVNRNHLAGYLVMCLGCAVGLLFALRTDSSRALPRLLEALLGPKMRTRLALVIMVIGLVMTHSRMGNTAFVLSLAVTGALFAWYDSRHRVRNLLILASIVVVDLLVVSQYFGLDTLRSRLAETRLEDVVVDGRVVARESEDRDDVVAYALPLAQARPLLGHGAGSFEAVFPAYPGPDVLGHVDHAHNDYLQFWIEYGALASAAAAFFVLLALREALQALRERHSRYRKGLGFGAAMGIVGLMVHALADFNLQIPANAATFVALCAVAVLANRHHHVRRVDYPPVLM, from the coding sequence ATGGTCGGTGCGGATAGCTTTGCCTCCAAGGCCCTGGCCGCGTGGTTGCTGGTCCTGCTGGCCTGGCTGCCGCTGCCGCTCGGCAGCACGCAGGACGGGCCGGCGGGCGTGCTTGTGCTGGGCTGCGCGCTGGGTCTGGCCGCCTACGGTGCGCTGCTGTGGCTGGCCCCCGGCACCACGCCGGTGCCGCCGCGCAGCGCGCTGTGGATGGCCGGGCTGCTGCTGCTGGTGCAGGCCTGGGCCGGCGCCCAGCTTGCCCTGGGGCTGAGCGCCGACCCGGGGCAAGGCGCGCGCGCGCTGATGCTGGGGCTGGGCTACAGCAGCCTGTTCGTGATGCTGTGTGCGCTGTTTCGCGAGCGACGGCGACTGACGGCCTTGCTGGTGGTGCTGGTGGCGAGCGGCACCGTGCAGGCGTTCTACGGCGTGTTCATGGCGCTGTCGGGCGCGGACGGGCCGCTGGCACGCCTGGGCTACAGCCATGGCAGCTCGGCGAGCGGCAGCTACGTCAACCGCAACCACCTGGCGGGCTACCTGGTGATGTGTCTCGGCTGCGCGGTGGGCTTGTTGTTCGCCCTGCGCACCGACTCCAGCCGCGCCCTGCCCCGCCTGCTCGAAGCGCTGCTGGGGCCCAAGATGCGCACCCGGCTGGCGCTGGTGATCATGGTGATCGGCCTGGTGATGACGCATTCGCGCATGGGCAACACCGCCTTCGTGCTGAGCCTGGCGGTGACCGGCGCCCTGTTCGCCTGGTACGACAGCCGCCACCGCGTGCGCAACCTGCTGATCCTGGCCAGCATCGTGGTGGTCGATCTGCTCGTCGTCAGCCAGTACTTCGGGCTCGACACGCTGCGCTCGCGGCTGGCGGAGACGCGGCTCGAGGACGTGGTGGTCGACGGCCGCGTGGTGGCGCGCGAATCCGAAGACCGCGACGACGTGGTCGCCTACGCCCTGCCGCTGGCGCAGGCCAGGCCGCTGCTCGGCCACGGCGCGGGCAGCTTCGAGGCGGTGTTCCCGGCTTACCCGGGGCCGGATGTGCTGGGCCATGTGGACCATGCGCACAATGATTACCTGCAGTTCTGGATCGAGTATGGCGCGCTGGCTTCGGCCGCTGCGGCCTTCTTCGTGCTGCTGGCGCTGCGCGAGGCGCTGCAGGCGCTGCGCGAGCGGCACAGCCGCTACCGCAAGGGCCTGGGCTTCGGGGCCGCGATGGGGATCGTCGGCTTGATGGTGCATGCGCTGGCCGACTTCAACCTGCAGATTCCGGCCAATGCGGCCACCTTCGTCGCGCTGTGCGCGGTCGCGGTGCTTGCCAACCGACACCACCACGTACGACGGGTGGATTACCCTCCGGTTTTGATGTAA